A stretch of the Candidatus Bandiella numerosa genome encodes the following:
- a CDS encoding condensation domain-containing protein: MISKERFCSYEEYPLSHVQKVLLDDYIAYSNNHLTQAVYKINMKLDVEIICKAWERIIRKYEVLRTSFEYGDRKKTTQCFNNKIPYPFIKKNLTNLDNIEKEINDLLKNDESKSFNLNKAPLFRVYFIGLLDNVDYMIFSYHPIILDIFSVQKIAYELLQLCESDIIKNSYIKQYTHYKEYLIWLQNQGKNEAEKFWKHYLKQEKNFTQLKSKTNKTEKEYEEYNFTINQKQAKEIKKAVNKFNVTVNTLMQGVFSVLLSNITKEKKLIYGIVKKGRGAGLTNIDNMIGNFSSILPSKVEIDEKVSIENFLKNLYKDSHKINKYSYIPLEYIKLWCDIPKDINFDVVYLFHSNFELCDSNMQLIKNIDMNGFPLMIKVLRNKEINIKLKYQTKYFSSLSIENMVEYFFIILKDLLKYSKKSLSILLY; encoded by the coding sequence ATGATTTCTAAAGAAAGATTTTGTTCATATGAAGAATATCCATTATCCCATGTTCAAAAAGTATTATTAGATGATTATATAGCCTATAGTAATAACCACTTAACACAGGCTGTGTATAAAATAAACATGAAGTTAGATGTAGAGATAATATGCAAAGCATGGGAAAGAATAATAAGAAAATATGAGGTGCTAAGAACTAGTTTTGAATATGGAGATAGAAAAAAAACTACTCAATGTTTTAATAATAAAATACCTTATCCTTTTATTAAAAAAAATTTAACCAATCTGGATAATATAGAAAAAGAAATCAATGATTTATTAAAGAACGATGAGAGTAAAAGTTTTAATTTAAATAAAGCTCCGCTATTTAGAGTTTATTTTATAGGATTATTGGATAATGTTGATTATATGATATTTAGTTATCATCCTATAATACTAGATATATTCTCCGTGCAAAAAATAGCATATGAATTATTACAACTTTGCGAATCAGATATTATAAAAAATTCATATATAAAGCAATATACTCACTATAAAGAGTATTTAATATGGCTGCAAAATCAAGGCAAAAATGAAGCTGAAAAATTTTGGAAACATTATTTAAAGCAAGAAAAAAACTTTACCCAATTAAAAAGCAAAACAAATAAAACCGAAAAAGAGTATGAAGAGTATAATTTTACAATTAATCAAAAACAAGCTAAAGAGATTAAAAAAGCAGTGAATAAATTCAATGTAACAGTGAACACATTAATGCAAGGAGTTTTTTCTGTCTTATTGAGCAATATTACAAAAGAAAAGAAATTGATATATGGAATAGTTAAAAAGGGAAGGGGGGCAGGCTTAACAAATATAGATAATATGATAGGAAATTTTAGCAGTATTTTACCTTCAAAGGTAGAGATAGATGAAAAAGTATCTATAGAAAATTTTCTTAAAAATTTATATAAAGATTCTCATAAGATTAATAAATATTCATATATACCTTTAGAATATATAAAGCTGTGGTGTGATATTCCTAAAGATATAAATTTTGACGTAGTCTACCTATTTCACAGCAATTTTGAACTTTGTGATTCGAATATGCAATTAATAAAAAATATAGATATGAATGGCTTTCCCTTGATGATTAAAGTGTTGCGCAATAAGGAAATTAACATTAAATTAAAATATCAAACAAAGTACTTCAGCTCTCTCTCTATAGAAAATATGGTAGAATATTTTTTCATAATATTGAAGGATTTGTTGAAATATTCAAAAAAATCACTTTCCATATTATTATATTGA
- a CDS encoding helix-turn-helix domain-containing protein, whose amino-acid sequence MVINFNQNNMIEIGYYMTIITLYKQGESQRKIAKLVGHDRKTVRKIIKRYKEEGITEVTPMSQTKNNSKRETFFVNYYYSLYYILTS is encoded by the coding sequence ATGGTTATAAATTTTAATCAAAATAACATGATAGAAATAGGATATTATATGACAATTATTACTTTATACAAACAAGGTGAGAGCCAAAGAAAAATAGCAAAGCTAGTGGGACATGATAGAAAAACAGTTAGAAAAATAATAAAACGATACAAAGAGGAGGGGATAACTGAAGTGACCCCAATGAGTCAGACCAAAAATAACTCAAAAAGAGAGACATTTTTTGTTAATTACTATTACTCATTGTATTACATTTTAACCTCCTGA
- a CDS encoding phytanoyl-CoA dioxygenase family protein, with translation MTDIMIQEQLEYLLNLYSDRTRNYKIPNSHINTFNDFKKKYKEDKTNFYSDVTLIEKPIMNDYKKAVQKYDLLSSSNNTYLSNEEITTFLSGDVLKKSLDNSEDIPLLKNEIARLFESDNPLVERRFMFLLSPLFINFSYKNKKHIIGTVNSLLGKHDDISFEFAYFKTPPNQHSPYWHDDYTVLRNKIIPNNKEQTLLLNCLITLTNVTKNSSPLCFLRGTEELVFARAALKYFDENNIEFDEELFLKAIYLTENFYTPGKEIKANLLGLIPGFSYRLFQLKTLKKPFSMFFKELSCGDFLVFSPHYLHTSAYINQDKIAKESIVYRFMSNGHYNFRNKSTCKTLLEYLSFAKGREIDLKEIKRTIFKNFPNLKLDSEILLNIYINKDLSTVNKPSIPRIYLEDLWQFFQNE, from the coding sequence ATGACTGATATCATGATACAAGAGCAGCTTGAATACCTTCTTAATCTATATTCAGATAGAACACGTAACTATAAGATACCAAATAGTCATATTAATACATTTAATGATTTTAAGAAAAAATATAAAGAAGATAAAACTAACTTTTATAGCGATGTTACCTTAATAGAAAAACCTATAATGAATGATTACAAAAAAGCCGTTCAAAAATATGATTTGTTATCTTCTTCGAATAATACATACTTATCTAACGAAGAAATAACGACTTTCTTATCTGGAGATGTATTAAAGAAATCTTTAGATAATTCAGAGGATATACCTCTTTTAAAGAATGAAATAGCTAGACTATTCGAATCTGATAATCCTTTAGTAGAACGTAGGTTTATGTTTTTACTAAGCCCTCTATTTATAAATTTTTCATATAAAAATAAAAAACATATTATAGGTACAGTTAACAGTTTATTAGGAAAGCATGATGATATTTCTTTTGAATTTGCCTATTTTAAAACTCCTCCAAATCAGCATAGCCCATATTGGCATGATGATTATACTGTTTTAAGAAATAAAATTATACCAAATAACAAAGAACAAACTCTTCTTCTAAACTGTCTTATTACTTTAACTAATGTTACAAAAAACTCATCTCCATTATGCTTTCTTAGAGGTACTGAAGAGCTAGTATTTGCCAGAGCGGCTCTTAAGTATTTTGATGAGAATAATATTGAATTTGATGAAGAGCTGTTTTTAAAGGCTATTTATCTTACTGAAAACTTCTACACACCAGGAAAAGAAATAAAGGCTAATTTGCTTGGTCTTATTCCGGGGTTTTCTTATAGGCTTTTTCAATTAAAAACACTTAAAAAGCCTTTTAGTATGTTTTTCAAAGAGCTTAGTTGCGGTGATTTCTTAGTCTTTAGCCCGCATTATTTACATACTTCAGCTTATATTAATCAAGATAAAATTGCTAAAGAAAGTATAGTTTATAGATTTATGTCAAATGGCCACTATAATTTTAGAAATAAATCAACTTGCAAAACACTTCTTGAGTATTTGTCTTTTGCTAAAGGGCGTGAAATTGACCTTAAAGAAATTAAGAGAACAATATTTAAAAATTTCCCCAATCTTAAATTAGATTCTGAAATTCTTTTGAATATATACATAAATAAAGATTTAAGTACTGTTAATAAACCGTCAATTCCAAGAATTTACTTAGAAGATCTATGGCAATTTTTTCAAAATGAATAA
- a CDS encoding MFS transporter, with product MSIKLSKKVFYAAIIGNILEWYEFALFGYFATTFSKLFFPSESAYKSIIITYIVFAMGLLMRPIGAIIFGYIGDRFGSRKALLYSVSLMTIPTFIIGILPTYQDIGIAASISMVCCRFFQGIAVGGEFSSSMVYITDNSQDRRRGFFGSIVMQSAFIGLFMGSIFGAITNYFAEIYDAETWAWRIPFLSGVVLLIVALFLRKNMPIIEVDKKKVIVSIRNYLFSFSYIKKILQMIMLVSLPSMAFYLIFVYFANFAQQHLNISSFEALSSNSIGIICLIIAIPFFGHLSDSIGKGKLYIIGLFCFIIFSCPLFYLLTYSNFYSIAILQCVFAVLIAIVYAPVPAILYSNADEEIRCFTVSMTYNVANSIFGASAPAIAEFLIHNYTSYMLLAWYLIILSLLGLVFGLNLLFKKKYLDI from the coding sequence ATGAGCATAAAATTATCAAAAAAAGTTTTCTATGCAGCTATTATAGGAAATATACTTGAGTGGTATGAATTTGCATTATTTGGATATTTTGCAACAACTTTTTCTAAACTTTTCTTTCCTTCTGAGAGTGCATATAAATCCATAATCATAACTTATATCGTATTTGCCATGGGTCTTTTAATGCGTCCAATTGGTGCAATAATTTTCGGATACATAGGTGATCGCTTTGGGAGTAGAAAAGCCCTATTATACTCAGTTTCATTAATGACAATCCCTACATTTATTATTGGAATACTTCCTACTTATCAAGATATTGGGATAGCTGCAAGCATATCTATGGTATGCTGTAGATTTTTTCAAGGTATTGCTGTAGGGGGTGAATTTTCATCTTCAATGGTATATATAACTGATAATTCTCAGGATAGAAGAAGAGGGTTTTTTGGAAGCATTGTAATGCAAAGTGCTTTTATTGGTTTATTTATGGGCTCTATATTCGGCGCCATAACAAACTATTTTGCTGAAATTTATGATGCAGAAACTTGGGCTTGGAGAATACCATTTTTATCTGGAGTAGTCCTTTTAATAGTTGCTTTGTTCTTAAGAAAGAATATGCCAATTATTGAAGTAGATAAAAAAAAAGTCATTGTATCTATTCGTAATTATCTTTTTAGCTTTTCATATATAAAAAAAATTCTGCAAATGATTATGTTGGTATCATTACCATCCATGGCGTTTTATCTGATATTTGTTTACTTTGCTAACTTTGCTCAACAACATTTAAATATATCTTCATTTGAGGCTCTTTCATCTAATTCAATAGGGATAATATGCTTAATTATCGCTATTCCTTTTTTTGGTCATTTGTCAGACTCTATAGGAAAAGGTAAACTTTATATTATTGGATTATTTTGTTTTATAATTTTTTCTTGCCCTCTATTTTATTTGTTAACTTATTCTAATTTTTATTCAATAGCTATTTTGCAATGTGTTTTTGCTGTATTAATTGCTATTGTATACGCGCCCGTCCCAGCAATCTTATATAGTAATGCAGATGAAGAAATACGTTGTTTTACTGTTTCTATGACATACAATGTAGCTAATTCGATTTTTGGAGCTTCTGCGCCTGCTATAGCAGAATTTCTTATACACAATTATACTTCCTACATGTTACTAGCATGGTATTTGATTATTTTATCATTATTAGGACTTGTGTTTGGACTTAATTTACTTTTTAAAAAAAAATATTTGGATATATGA
- the mmsB gene encoding 3-hydroxyisobutyrate dehydrogenase produces the protein MKKNIGFIGIGNMGQRMCENLSKYFSIKVYDKNKKALNSIKYKNIEITENLKNLCVNTNIVITMLRDSKQVKEICRSKRGLFNNLLPGSIIINCSTIDIETSIELYQEGKSRNIAIVDCPVSGGVNSAKVSELTFMVGGEKTIAEKIEPILKKMGTRVIYTGKAGSGQAAKICNNMLLGITMIGACEAFLLAEKLGLSYQKLYEVLTNSSSDCWSVRKYPPVPGIIDNVPANNDYNGGFSAELMLKDLFISQKALKNVNMKGYLSKESTKLYRKFNKTKYKSLDFSAIIKFLSNFN, from the coding sequence ATGAAAAAAAATATTGGATTTATAGGTATTGGTAATATGGGACAAAGAATGTGTGAAAATTTATCTAAGTATTTTAGTATCAAAGTATATGATAAAAATAAAAAAGCATTAAATTCTATAAAATACAAAAACATTGAAATAACTGAAAATCTAAAAAATTTATGCGTAAATACAAATATAGTTATTACAATGTTGAGAGATTCTAAGCAGGTTAAGGAAATTTGCAGATCAAAAAGAGGATTATTTAATAACCTACTTCCAGGATCAATTATAATAAATTGTTCAACGATCGATATAGAGACTTCAATTGAGTTATATCAAGAAGGTAAATCTCGAAACATAGCTATTGTTGATTGTCCAGTTTCAGGAGGAGTTAATTCAGCAAAAGTTTCAGAATTAACATTTATGGTAGGTGGAGAAAAAACTATTGCTGAAAAAATTGAGCCTATTTTGAAAAAAATGGGAACAAGAGTTATATACACTGGTAAGGCAGGAAGTGGACAAGCTGCAAAAATTTGCAATAATATGTTACTTGGAATTACTATGATTGGTGCATGTGAAGCATTTTTACTTGCAGAAAAATTAGGGTTAAGCTATCAAAAATTATATGAGGTTTTGACTAATTCTTCAAGTGATTGCTGGAGTGTTCGAAAATACCCTCCTGTTCCTGGTATTATTGATAATGTGCCAGCAAATAATGATTACAATGGAGGATTTTCGGCAGAACTAATGCTTAAAGATTTATTTATTAGCCAGAAAGCTTTAAAAAATGTAAATATGAAAGGCTATCTTAGTAAAGAAAGTACTAAATTGTATAGAAAATTTAATAAGACAAAGTATAAATCACTGGATTTTTCAGCAATAATAAAGTTTCTCTCTAACTTTAACTGA
- a CDS encoding IS3 family transposase → MINTEHQQLSVRRQSELLKINRSMIYYEESDKSENFVLSNKIAEIYSSYPIYGYRRITAMLARENIEVNHKRVQRLMREMDLYAIYPRPNTSIKNKEHAVFPYLLKGLVLIKPHQVWQVDITYLRTTKGFMYLVAIIDMYSRMIVGYRLSNSLCTESCKSALEDAILKYGAPVILNSDQGSQFTS, encoded by the coding sequence ATGATAAATACAGAACATCAACAACTGAGCGTGAGGAGGCAAAGTGAGCTTTTAAAAATAAATAGGTCGATGATATACTATGAGGAATCAGATAAAAGTGAAAACTTTGTATTGAGCAATAAGATAGCTGAAATATACTCATCATATCCCATATATGGGTATCGTAGGATAACAGCAATGTTGGCAAGAGAGAATATAGAAGTAAATCATAAGAGAGTGCAAAGATTAATGAGAGAAATGGATTTATATGCCATATATCCAAGACCTAATACTAGCATTAAAAATAAGGAACATGCAGTATTTCCATATTTATTAAAGGGCTTAGTACTAATAAAGCCTCATCAAGTTTGGCAGGTTGATATAACATATCTAAGGACTACAAAAGGTTTTATGTATTTAGTAGCAATAATAGATATGTATAGTAGGATGATTGTAGGCTATAGGCTTAGTAATAGTTTATGCACTGAAAGCTGCAAATCAGCATTAGAAGATGCCATACTAAAGTATGGTGCACCTGTAATATTAAATAGCGATCAAGGCAGCCAATTTACTAGTTAA
- a CDS encoding aspartate aminotransferase family protein, with translation MSKLEIKNKSNIIKESLETSLFEWTTQSDTDLKVINKAENIYFWDENDNKIMDFNSQAMCVNLGHQETRILNAIINQFHLNSFAWGKKFTTKIRRDLAKALISLLPDNISKLSFLSTGSEANEHAIRIARDFIKKKKILARHRSYHGATLGSMSLSSDTRRSTLTHDMPGVVHVPSTYVKDCRWCKKEGRCNTECLNFTNDIIRYEDKNTIAAFIIEPVTGANGIIIPTKEYMEGLHYLCKKNDILLIADEVMSGFGRTGKYFAIDHWNIKPDIITMAKGLTSGYFPLSALAVSGEISDYFENNTYNLGSTYNAHPLGCAVALECINIYREDKIIENSYNLGKVLTEELSVFENHSYLQVRNIGLFGVLDFDKNYFKSIKQTLAKLQEDLYQKGVFVAINDNFLFLIPPLIITEKQLKKGTNIIKETILKLKP, from the coding sequence ATGTCTAAACTTGAAATTAAAAACAAGAGCAACATCATTAAAGAATCTTTAGAAACAAGTTTATTTGAGTGGACAACTCAATCTGACACAGATCTAAAAGTAATTAATAAAGCTGAGAACATTTATTTTTGGGATGAGAATGATAACAAGATTATGGATTTTAATTCTCAGGCAATGTGCGTTAATTTAGGACATCAAGAGACCCGTATATTAAATGCAATAATTAATCAATTTCATTTGAATTCTTTTGCATGGGGAAAGAAATTTACTACAAAAATAAGAAGAGATCTTGCTAAGGCGCTTATTTCCTTATTACCTGATAATATAAGTAAGCTTTCTTTTCTATCAACTGGTTCTGAAGCTAATGAACATGCTATAAGAATAGCTAGAGATTTTATAAAAAAGAAGAAAATTCTTGCTAGGCATAGATCATATCATGGCGCTACACTCGGTTCAATGAGTTTAAGTAGTGATACAAGAAGGTCTACTTTAACCCATGATATGCCTGGTGTAGTCCATGTACCATCTACATATGTAAAGGATTGTAGATGGTGTAAAAAGGAAGGACGTTGCAATACTGAATGTTTGAATTTTACTAATGATATTATTAGATATGAAGATAAAAACACAATAGCTGCTTTCATAATAGAGCCTGTTACAGGCGCAAATGGAATAATTATCCCCACAAAAGAATATATGGAAGGTTTGCATTATTTATGTAAAAAAAATGATATATTGCTTATTGCAGATGAGGTTATGTCTGGTTTTGGAAGAACAGGTAAATATTTTGCTATAGATCATTGGAATATAAAACCTGATATAATCACTATGGCAAAGGGTTTAACTTCAGGGTATTTTCCACTCTCTGCTTTAGCAGTTTCTGGTGAAATTTCGGATTATTTTGAAAATAACACCTATAATTTAGGTAGTACATATAATGCACATCCTTTGGGTTGCGCTGTTGCATTAGAGTGTATAAATATCTACAGAGAGGATAAGATCATCGAAAATTCTTATAATTTAGGAAAAGTTCTAACGGAAGAGCTTAGTGTTTTTGAAAATCATAGTTATTTACAAGTACGTAATATTGGTCTATTTGGTGTATTAGATTTTGATAAAAATTATTTTAAATCAATAAAACAAACATTAGCTAAACTTCAAGAAGATCTTTATCAAAAGGGAGTTTTTGTCGCAATTAATGATAATTTTTTATTTTTAATCCCCCCTTTGATAATTACAGAAAAACAACTAAAAAAAGGCACTAATATAATTAAAGAAACTATACTTAAATTAAAACCTTAA
- a CDS encoding integrase core domain-containing protein — MSMTGKGRCTDNAYIERLWRAFKYEGSYLYQWNTVEDLKSNIPKWVYWYNYNRPHQSLNYSTPAETLYKTYSSNNCNSFYLNFQDLNIVQEVKM, encoded by the coding sequence ATTAGCATGACTGGTAAAGGTAGGTGCACTGATAATGCTTACATTGAAAGATTATGGAGGGCTTTTAAATATGAAGGTTCTTATTTGTATCAGTGGAACACTGTAGAAGATCTAAAGTCCAATATTCCTAAGTGGGTATATTGGTATAATTATAATAGACCGCATCAATCATTAAATTATAGTACTCCAGCTGAGACTCTATATAAAACTTATAGTAGTAATAATTGTAATAGTTTTTATTTGAATTTTCAGGATTTAAATATTGTTCAGGAGGTTAAAATGTAA
- the istA gene encoding IS21 family transposase, with translation MSLLYWSDFFWSLQTESAKNSRVSALEEYKDLIIGLLEKEMSGVRIHEELRKEGLKISYASVARYVESIKRKSNVCVRFHTEAGEEAQVDFGYVGLLPKKGGKKGKAWIFNMRLSYSRLDYYEIVNDQRVETFLMCHINAFRNFGGVPKLVKIDNLKAAVLEANFYEPVYQRAYKALSGHYGYEIMPCRVRKPQEKGKVEAGIKYVKSNFFKGREFKSREDVEEQLGDWVKYTCNSRIHGTTKKIPQEVFVNEERKFLKELPLEAYTIGILAKRKVCKDCHITVEGSYYSAPYKYVGKLVEVHIKEKLVSILHDGKEITKHIKSSEKGTFVTN, from the coding sequence ATGTCTCTCTTATATTGGTCTGATTTTTTTTGGTCACTTCAAACTGAATCTGCAAAAAACAGCAGGGTATCAGCATTAGAAGAATATAAAGATTTAATAATAGGATTACTGGAAAAAGAGATGAGTGGAGTAAGAATCCATGAGGAATTAAGGAAAGAGGGGCTCAAAATAAGTTACGCAAGTGTAGCTCGGTATGTAGAGAGCATCAAAAGAAAAAGCAATGTTTGCGTAAGATTTCATACAGAGGCAGGAGAGGAGGCGCAAGTAGATTTTGGGTATGTGGGATTGCTGCCGAAGAAAGGTGGTAAAAAGGGGAAAGCGTGGATATTCAACATGAGGCTTAGTTACTCAAGATTAGATTATTATGAGATAGTGAATGATCAAAGAGTAGAGACATTTTTAATGTGTCATATTAATGCATTTAGAAATTTTGGAGGGGTTCCAAAATTAGTAAAAATAGATAATTTAAAAGCAGCAGTGCTGGAGGCAAATTTTTATGAGCCAGTATATCAAAGGGCGTATAAAGCACTTAGTGGGCATTATGGATATGAAATTATGCCATGTAGAGTAAGGAAACCTCAAGAAAAAGGTAAAGTAGAAGCAGGAATCAAATATGTGAAAAGCAACTTTTTTAAAGGAAGAGAATTTAAAAGCAGAGAAGATGTTGAAGAGCAATTAGGAGATTGGGTTAAATATACATGCAACTCTAGGATTCATGGAACCACCAAAAAAATACCACAAGAAGTGTTTGTAAATGAAGAGAGAAAGTTTCTCAAAGAATTACCTCTTGAAGCATATACTATAGGGATATTAGCAAAAAGAAAGGTTTGTAAAGATTGTCATATCACAGTCGAAGGCAGTTATTATTCAGCTCCATACAAGTATGTTGGTAAATTAGTAGAGGTGCATATAAAAGAAAAGCTCGTATCAATATTGCATGATGGGAAAGAAATAACGAAGCACATAAAGAGTAGTGAAAAAGGAACGTTTGTAACAAATTAG
- the istB gene encoding IS21-like element helper ATPase IstB: MQKLITKLKNFKLAGMVNSLEARVAYANNNSLSHSEFLELLCEDESNNRSDNSYNKRISKAKLPALKTIEDFDFNFQTSIDKKQISDAITCHYIKEKRNIIFIGNPGTGKTHLSIALGLKALLKERKVLFTTVSDMLYKLHISKADNSYYKKLDEYLSPDLLIMDELGFKKIPDYSGSDFFDVISKRYERGSSIITTNKSFEQWNDIFADNILSSAILDRVVHHSRIFRINGPSYRAKNIKNYDGGNDVKS, encoded by the coding sequence ATGCAAAAGCTTATAACTAAACTTAAAAATTTTAAACTTGCAGGCATGGTTAATTCTTTAGAGGCTAGAGTAGCATATGCAAATAACAACTCCTTATCTCACTCTGAATTTTTAGAACTTCTTTGTGAGGATGAGTCAAATAACAGAAGCGATAATAGCTATAATAAGAGAATTTCCAAAGCCAAATTACCAGCATTAAAGACAATAGAAGATTTTGATTTTAACTTCCAAACTTCTATTGATAAAAAGCAAATTAGTGATGCAATAACTTGCCACTATATTAAAGAAAAAAGAAATATTATTTTTATAGGTAACCCAGGCACTGGGAAAACTCACCTATCTATAGCATTAGGTTTAAAAGCTTTGCTTAAAGAGCGTAAAGTGCTTTTTACTACGGTATCAGACATGCTCTATAAACTTCATATATCAAAAGCAGATAACTCCTATTATAAAAAATTAGATGAATATTTATCACCTGATTTACTAATAATGGATGAGCTTGGTTTTAAAAAAATTCCAGATTATTCAGGTTCTGATTTTTTTGATGTGATATCAAAACGATATGAAAGAGGCTCATCTATTATCACAACAAATAAATCTTTTGAGCAATGGAATGATATTTTTGCAGATAATATTTTATCATCTGCAATTTTAGATAGGGTGGTCCATCATTCGAGAATTTTTAGAATTAATGGTCCGAGTTATAGAGCTAAAAATATTAAAAATTATGATGGGGGAAATGATGTAAAAAGTTAG